The Ignavibacteriales bacterium sequence CAACACATTAGATAAAATAAAATATGCTACAAATGCAATAAGAAGAATTACAACTCCAATCTGCATCAATAGATTTTTTTTTGGTTGATTTTTTTTCTTAGCCATGGTTTGTTCTGGGTTTTGTTTTGAAAACTTTTCTCTTCGGCCATTTTTTCATGAAGAGATCATAATTTCCGCATAACTGTAGAGACAAATTAAGATTATTTATGGATTATAACTTTAACTCAACTTCTTTATGGGACATCTTAAATGAAATTTTGATTGAACTGTAACCGGACAAATCATTTACAATTGATAATACATTTTTACCGGGCAATATGTTTCCCGAAAGCAGAATATTATTCACTTTTTCTTTTAGACCTGTAATCTCAATTTTCTCTTTCTCTTTTGAGTAAAGAAGAATTATTGATTTCTTATTCAACTCTTTGACCAACACAGGCTTGCTGAGCATATCGTCAATTTGTGCAAGTGCATTCAACTGCGGGAATTTTATTCCTATCACGTTCGACGATTCTATACTTTCGTTCCAAAGTTTGCTAACTGATTTCAATGTAAAATAATAATTCACCCGTTTCGGCTTATCAATTGCAAGTGTTATAGAAAATTTGTCGGCGGAAATTACATCAAATAAATAATCCGCCAGCAATTCCGAATTTGAATTTGGAAGATTATACAATGCAAAATACCGGATACTATCATTTTGCGATTTCATTTTTTGATAATCCCAGCTCAGCGAAAATAAATTTTGTGTTGATTCAGTTTTCCTGTACTTCAGATTTGCTGGTGGTTCAGGATAAATTCCATCCAACCATGCCATAACAGCAGGATAGGTTTTATACCGGAATGAATTGAATTCCGTCTCCTTAATATTTTCGTATCGGAAGAATGACACTCCGTCTGCATTAATTGACCTGGCATATTGTATCATCTGGTCCATATCCGGTTTAACGCTTGGTTTATAAGCTCCAATACCGAGAACAACACTACGACCGTAAGAATTTTCCACCCAGTCTTTAGCGACCGCGCCAAACCGGGGGTTATCATTAAAACCCCAGTAAATTTGAGGTGCAACGTAATCGATTATTCCGCGCTTCAACCAATCGCGTGAGTCTTGATAAACTTCCGTGTAACCTTCCCAGCCATTTACACCTTTTTGATTTTTATACACACCAATTGGTGCAACACCAAGCTTGATGTAATGTTTAACCGCTTTAATTTTTTTGCTGATCAATTCAACGAGGTCTGTAATATTTTTTCTGCGGTATTCATCGCGCGAAAGTCCGGTTCCGTGAACACTGTAAGAAAATTCATCATCAAAATTTTTGCCCGGATAACGAAGGTAATCTAAATGTACTCCATCGATATCATAATTCTCAACCATCTCGGCTATCATTTCGGAGATGTACTCGCGCACTTCCGGAAGACCGGGATCGAGCCATAAACTTTTTTGTCCGTCGCGGTTGTCTTCAACTACCCATTCAGGTTTTCTTTTAGATATATGATTTGAATTGTTTAAAATGTTTGATTCAGTTCCGCTGAAACATTTGACCACATTTATCCATGCATGAATTTCCAAACCGCGTTTGTGAGCCTGTTCAACGGCAAATTGAAGCGGATCGTATGATGCGGCTCCGTCAACTTCACCGGTTATATAAGGTGAGAAAGGTTCGAATGAGGATTTAAATAATACTGTTCCGTTGCT is a genomic window containing:
- a CDS encoding family 10 glycosylhydrolase — translated: MKVKSFLVFAVLLIFTVKISSQTERETRAVWVATNFRLDWPPPTFDQQKQKQALIDILDNIKSKNLNTVYFQVASNGTVLFKSSFEPFSPYITGEVDGAASYDPLQFAVEQAHKRGLEIHAWINVVKCFSGTESNILNNSNHISKRKPEWVVEDNRDGQKSLWLDPGLPEVREYISEMIAEMVENYDIDGVHLDYLRYPGKNFDDEFSYSVHGTGLSRDEYRRKNITDLVELISKKIKAVKHYIKLGVAPIGVYKNQKGVNGWEGYTEVYQDSRDWLKRGIIDYVAPQIYWGFNDNPRFGAVAKDWVENSYGRSVVLGIGAYKPSVKPDMDQMIQYARSINADGVSFFRYENIKETEFNSFRYKTYPAVMAWLDGIYPEPPANLKYRKTESTQNLFSLSWDYQKMKSQNDSIRYFALYNLPNSNSELLADYLFDVISADKFSITLAIDKPKRVNYYFTLKSVSKLWNESIESSNVIGIKFPQLNALAQIDDMLSKPVLVKELNKKSIILLYSKEKEKIEITGLKEKVNNILLSGNILPGKNVLSIVNDLSGYSSIKISFKMSHKEVELKL